One part of the Aspergillus luchuensis IFO 4308 DNA, chromosome 5, nearly complete sequence genome encodes these proteins:
- a CDS encoding uncharacterized protein (COG:G;~EggNog:ENOG410Q1QE;~InterPro:IPR020846,IPR011701,IPR036259;~PFAM:PF07690;~TransMembrane:12 (i52-76o88-106i118-137o143-162i174-194o206-225i281-299o319-337i358-376o388-405i417-442o454-473i);~go_function: GO:0022857 - transmembrane transporter activity [Evidence IEA];~go_process: GO:0055085 - transmembrane transport [Evidence IEA]) produces the protein MGEFGIEELSDLNVLAAEHGLELTPDGCHLRWARTNPKHPRNWHPVRKSYDIVVISLLEFFTTCLSTSGATTATAAQAEFGTSKTLTLFLYVSTYLLGQGLGGIVFPPYSESFGRKKLYIFSASLYSVFCLVIAAVPSIPSLVVGRFITGFLSAIPTVVITGSIEDMFNTHDRIFVMLVYVSMACMGVSAGPIISSYISVRFGWRWVFYVGAIVSAFLAALLLCIKESRPSLILMREVQTLRKLTGNDTFKAQNPDYMPDLRTFLHLGLLRPLRLFLTEPIVFIVTMIFGVCVALVYLFTEALPPVYEQFGFSTEQASLPFLALGLGVIPNALTRIVDYHIIRRRQKKCGVLKPEHKLTGIYIGAPVLAIALWWFAWTIPPQVTNVNWFVSVVALFFIGYALNELEIVVTAYMADSYLSYAASGFAALSIIRSLLSAAFPLFGSKMFDALGANVAVSILAVLATIFCIVPPLLSRYGEQMRMRSAFAKYSLQVYAENGVDQDFQ, from the exons ATGGGCGAATTCGGCATTGAAGAGCTTTCTGATCTCAACGTCCTCGCTGCCGAGCATGGACTAGAACTGACCCCAGACGGGTGTCACTTGCGCTGGGCTCGAACAAATCCCAAACATCCGCGGAACTGGCACCCAGTGCGCAAATCCTACGATATTGTGGTGATCTCGCTTTTGGAATTCTTCAC GACATGTCTCAGTACCTCAGGA GCCACAACAGCCACGGCCGCACAGGCCGAGTTCGGGACGTCAAAGACATTGACATTGTTTCTATACGTTTCAAC TTATCTTCTAGGACAAGGTCTGGGGGGAATTGTATTTCCCCCTTACTCGGAATCCTTCGGTCGAAAGAAGCTCTATATTTTTAGCGCATCTTTATACAGCGTATTCTGCCTCGTCATCGCGGCGGTCCCGTCAATTCCCTCCCTGGTCGTCGGCCGTTTCATTACCGGCTTCCTGTCGGCCATCCCTACCGTTGTGATTACCGGAAGTATCGAAGACATGTTCAACACGCATGATAGGATCTTTGTCATGCTAGTCTACGTCTCGATGGCATGTATGGGAGTCAGCGCCGGGCCTATTATAAGCTCGTATATTTCTGTTCGCTTTGGATG GAGATGGGTGTTTTACGTTGGCGCTATTGTTTCCGCCTTCCTCGCCGCACTTCTTTTATGTATCAAAGAATCTCGACCATCCCTCATTCTTATGCGGGAAGTCCAAACTCTGCGTAAACTGACCGGGAACGATACGTTCAAGGCGCAGAACCCGGATTACATGCCGGACCTGCGcaccttcctccatctcggccTGCTGCGGcctctccgtctcttcctAACCGAGCCTATCGTCTTTATCGTGACAATGATATTCGGAGTCTGCGTGGCCTTGGTCTACCTCTTCACGGAAGCCCTACCCCCGGTCTACGAGCAATTTGGGTTTAGCACGGAACAAGCATCCCTCCCGTTCCTCGCCCTCGGACTCGGTGTCATCCCGAACGCCTTGACCCGCATCGTGGACTATCACATAATCCGAAGACGCCAGAAGAAGTGCGGAGTCCTCAAGCCAGAACACAAGCTGACGGGCATCTACATCGGAGCACCTGTCCTCGCGATCGCGCTCTGGTGGTTCGCCTGGACGATCCCTCCCCAAGTGACCAATGTCAACTGGTTTGTTTCCGTGGTGgcgctcttcttcatcggatACGCACTTAATGAGCTGGAGATTGTGGTGACGGCATATATGGCAGACAGCTACCTGAGCTATGCTGCTAGCGGCTTCGCTGCTCTCTCTATCATTCGGTCCTTGCTCTCGGCTGCGTTCCCACTGTTTGGGAGTAAGATGTTCGACGCACTGGGTGCTAACGTGGCCGTGTCGATCCTAGCCGTGCTAGCAACAATATTCTGTATCGTGCCTCCACTACTCAGTCGCTACGGAGAGCAGATGCGGATGCGGAGTGCATTTGCCAAGTACAGTCTGCAAGTGTATGCGGAGAACGGGGTGGATCAGGACTTTCAGTAG
- a CDS encoding interferon alpha-inducible IFI6/IFI27 family protein (COG:S;~EggNog:ENOG410PR3Q;~InterPro:IPR038213,IPR009311;~PFAM:PF06140;~TransMembrane:1 (i104-122o);~go_component: GO:0016021 - integral component of membrane [Evidence IEA]), which produces MYIIKSIVEYIWGRSANVHQTDARTSAVASDIVNILLTGETHEDIQKRLKEQVDTNGWSESIAKAILHGLNDAIKAGAEMAGPAADALMKAKEAAVKFAKDHPVFATLLALGVLAILAPWVLEMLGFGELGPIAGSFAARWQATYSGYVPRGALFTYFQRLGMKWHWPR; this is translated from the exons ATGTATATCATCAAATCGATCGTGGAATACATCTGGGGACGATCGGCCAACGTCCACCAAACCGATGCCCGCACTTCCGCTGTCGCATCTGACATTGTCAACATCCTTCTGACCGGTGAAACCCACGAGGATATCCAGAAAAGATTGAAAGAACAAGTTGATACCAACGGGTGGAGCGAGTCCATCGCCAAAGCTATCCTCCATGGTCTCAACGACGCTATCAAAGCCGGAGCGGAAATGGCCGGCCCTGCCGCCGACGCTCTGAtgaaggccaaggaagccgCAGTCAAATTTGCCAAGGATCACCCAGTATTTGCAACCCTTCTTGCCTTGGGGGTGCTGGCAATCTTAGCACCGTGGGTTCTCGAAATGTTGGGATTCGGAGAGCTGGGACCAATTGCCGGGTCTTTTGCGGCGAGATGGCAAGCGACATATTCTGGCTATGTGCCTCGTGGTGCGCTTTTTACATATTTCCAGCGCCTAGGAATGAAGTGGCATTGG CCCAGATGA
- a CDS encoding MFS transporter (COG:G;~EggNog:ENOG410PFTW;~InterPro:IPR020846,IPR011701,IPR036259;~PFAM:PF07690;~TransMembrane:12 (i56-77o89-111i123-140o146-169i181-204o216-241i289-308o328-346i367-387o393-414i426-449o461-481i);~go_function: GO:0022857 - transmembrane transporter activity [Evidence IEA];~go_process: GO:0055085 - transmembrane transport [Evidence IEA]) has translation MAKIPHWRLIIDQSVVTQEIIDYPYVGSGTESDPFVVEWIPNDPRNPMLFNKNMKWVYTIIAAFATFGVSMASSAYAGSIDQVIEHFNIGTEVATLGVSLFVLGFAVGPLVWAPLSELIGRQLVFFVSYMGLAVFSAGATGSKNPWTIIILRFFAGSFGSSPLTNAGGLIADVFPAEQRGLAMSVFAGSPFLGPTLGPIIGGFLGQSAGWKWVEGFLAAFTGFIWIVQFLLVPETYAPVLLRKRADRLSKLTGKTYISKLDVERGRVSVTSAFGAALLRPWILLFAEPIVFLLSLYMAIVYGTLYMLFDAFPIVYQQMRGWNEGVGSLPFLGVMVGMMSAVGYNMWDNKRYKRVHEKYRGFAPPEARLPPSMIGSITIPIGLFWFAWTNGLNVHWIVSIIASAPFGFGMVLVFLNIMSYLIDAYTIYAASVLAANSIIRSCFGAGFPLFTTYMYQNLGIHWASSIPAFLSVACLPFPFIFYKYGAAIRRKCKYAGEADAFMRKLAEKSLNPEKGQEVVEEEAEAVADGVDETRVDRELDLERAESVATASVSSDEREGRKYEANPYDIDRVNTRNSAITQRSRSRSVKSKRKKFLGF, from the coding sequence ATGGCTAAGATTCCTCACTGGCGTCTGATTATCGACCAGAGTGTTGTCACTCAGGAGATCATCGACTATCCCTATGTCGGCTCAGGGACCGAGTCCGACCCATTCGTCGTAGAATGGATTCCCAATGACCCACGTAACCCCATGCTCTTTAACAAGAACATGAAATGGGTCTACACCATTATTGCCGCATTCGCGACCTTTGGCGTTTCCATGGCCTCGTCCGCCTATGCGGGCAGTATTGACCAAGTGATCGAGCACTTCAATATCGGTACTGAGGTAGCCACTCTGGGTGTGTCACTGTTCGTGCTTGGGTTTGCTGTTGGGCCCCTTGTCTGGGCACCGCTGAGTGAACTCATCGGCCGCCAACTTGTGTTCTTTGTCTCGTATATGGGCCTGGCCGTATTCAGTGCTGGTGCAACAGGCTCGAAGAACCCATGgacaatcatcatcctgcGATTCTTCGCTGGCTCATTCGGATCCAGTCCTCTAACCAACGCCGGCGGACTAATTGCAGACGTCTTTCCCGCTGAACAGCGAGGATTGGCAATGAGTGTCTTTGCGGGTAGTCCCTTCCTCGGACCGACCCTGGGGCCTATCATCGGCGGTTTCCTGGGCCAAAGCGCAGGTTGGAAATGGGTTGAAGGCTTCCTGGCCGCATTCACTGGCTTTATCTGGATTGTTCAGTTCCTGCTTGTTCCCGAAACCTACGCCCCAGTCCTCCTCCGCAAGCGCGCCGACCGTCTCAGCAAGCTCACCGGCAAGACGTACATCAGCAAACTCGACGTCGAACGTGGCCGTGTCTCCGTGACCAGCGCCTTCGGAGCGGCTCTCTTGCGCCCATggatcctcctcttcgctgAACCCattgtcttccttctctcgcTATACATGGCCATCGTATACGGCACGCTGTACATGCTCTTCGACGCCTTCCCGATCGTTTACCAACAAATGCGCGGCTGGAACGAAGGAGTAGGCAGTCTACCCTTCTTGGGAGTTATGGTCGGAATGATGTCAGCTGTAGGATACAACATGTGGGACAACAAGCGGTATAAACGTGTGCATGAGAAATACCGTGGGTTCGCACCTCCCGAGGCACGCCTTCCACCCTCCATGATCGGCAGTATCACCATTCCGATTGGGTTGTTCTGGTTCGCCTGGACCAACGGTCTCAACGTTCACTGGATCGTCAGTATCATTGCGTCTGCTCCGTTCGGATTCGGCATGGTCCTTGTCTTCCTAAATATCATGTCGTACCTGATTGACGCGTACACGATCTATGCTGCCTCAGTGTTGGCAGCCAATTCCATCATCCGAAGCTGCTTTGGTGCGGGATTCCCTCTCTTCACGACATACATGTACCAGAACCTGGGCATTCATTGGGCATCTTCCATCCCGGCTTTCCTGTCGGTCGCTTGCTTGCCTTTCCCGTTCATCTTCTACAAGTATGGTGCCGCAATTCGACGCAAATGCAAGTATGCTGGAGAAGCGGATGCATTCATGAGGAAACTCGCTGAAAAATCACTGAACCCGGAGAAGGGCCAGGAAGttgtcgaggaagaggctGAGGCGGTCGCTGATGGAGTGGATGAGACTAGGGTTGATCGGGAGTTGGACCTTGAGCGCGCCGAGTCGGTGGCTACGGCATCGGTATCAAGTGATGAGCGTGAAGGTCGGAAGTATGAGGCGAACCCGTACGATATCGATCGGGTCAACACAAGAAACTCGGCGATCACGCAGCGATCGAGGTCGCGGTCGGTCAAGtcgaagcggaagaagttCCTTGGATTCTAA
- a CDS encoding putative phosphatidylglycerol specific phospholipase (COG:I;~EggNog:ENOG410QEDZ;~InterPro:IPR007312,IPR017850;~PFAM:PF04185;~TransMembrane:1 (i117-141o);~go_function: GO:0003824 - catalytic activity [Evidence IEA];~go_function: GO:0016788 - hydrolase activity, acting on ester bonds [Evidence IEA]) produces the protein MARVVAGMRSRHWPPIGPAGPRLDIPRPFKVSLLHLQASSLSLHPSATVVRSYNFIPCTVTMDAKSLQQARGTPPPEERRPLLGPDGEVVQYEVDDDIKGRFQQPASRWILVWAKSIFITAILLIMCILLVLSLLFLGLGISGLPHGPSEKPSSPHAPIKNVVVLVQENLSFDTYAGGLTYNSTIDGLVNRKYCNPSDIEDHKSHQVCAKPTAKNVAPDDPDHSIAGGSMQVYSTYHPDNISSASMQGFVTEQVRSYGIDGDLSRAAEVINYYTPDHVPVLNAMAENFVLFDAWFAAVPGPTNPNRAYLTSGTSYGHGMNDIGFLTSALPQVSIFEQLSNANISWINYSNTTGFLPDALFYKWTLRTGKSETHIKPIDEFYRDAKAGTLPQFTWINPECCQYMSFHPPSPINMGEGFIKSIYEALRSSPQWNETLFILTFDEHGGFADHVSPPENVPPGDHRTHKEWALDGSRIEFKFDRLGIRVPTLLMSPWVGKGVVQNRPTNQPNDFTHTSILKYLSELWDLPVLTPRVAWSPSFGGLITNSYRDDTPEKLPEPADF, from the coding sequence ATGGCTCGCGTTGTTGCCGGCATGAGATCGAGACATTGGCCGCCAATCGGCCCTGCTGGGCCCCGCCTGGATATCCCCCGACCTTTCAAGgtctcccttcttcatctgcaagCCTCGAGCTtgtctctccatccctccgCCACAGTGGTACGATCGTACAACTTCATCCCCTGTACCGTCACTATGGATGCCAAATCGCTGCAACAAGCACGTGGGACGCCGCCTCCCGAAGAGCGTCGTCCCCTTCTCGGTCCCGATGGTGAGGTTGTACAATATGAAGTGGACGATGACATAAAGGGTAGGTTCCAACAACCAGCATCACGATGGATATTGGTTTGGGCCAAGTCAATCTTTATCACGGCCATTCTCTTGATTATGTGTATACTGCTGGTCCTGTCCTTGCTCTTTCTGGGCCTAGGTATCTCTGGCCTCCCCCATGGCCCGTCCGAGAAACCATCGTCTCCACACGCTCCTATCAAGAATGTGGTGGTACTCGTTCAAGAAAATCTCTCATTTGACACCTATGCGGGAGGCCTGACATACAACTCTACAATTGACGGCCTCGTGAACAGAAAGTATTGCAACCCTTCCGATATAGAAGATCATAAATCGCACCAAGTCTGTGCCAAACCTACCGCCAAGAATGTCGCCCCCGATGATCCCGACCATTCCATCGCGGGTGGATCAATGCAGGTCTACAGCACTTATCATCCGGATAACATCAGCAGTGCTTCCATGCAAGGATTTGTGACAGAACAGGTCCGCTCATACGGCATCGACGGCGACCTCTCCCGCGCGGCCGAAGTCATCAACTACTACACCCCGGACCATGTCCCTGTCCTCAATGCTATGGCAGAGAACTTTGTACTGTTTGATGCCTGGTTTGCTGCAGTTCCGGGTCCTACCAATCCCAACCGCGCCTACTTGACGTCTGGAACTAGCTATGGGCATGGAATGAACGACATTGGCTTTTTGACCTCGGCTCTGCCTCAGGTGTCAATATTCGAACAGCTGTCCAACGCTAACATCAGCTGGATCAATTATTCCAACACAACTGGCTTCCTCCCTGATGCACTGTTCTATAAGTGGACTTTGAGGACTGGAAAGTCCGAGACACACATCAAGCCCATCGACGAGTTCTACCGCGACGCCAAGGCAGGCACCCTTCCACAGTTTACCTGGATCAATCCTGAATGCTGCCAGTACATGTCgttccatcctccatcccctaTAAACATGGGCGAGGGATTCATTAAGAGCATCTACGAGGCGCTTCGATCCTCACCGCAGTGGAATGAGACCCTCTTCATCTTGACCTTTGACGAGCACGGGGGTTTCGCGGACCACGTCTCCCCGCCCGAGAATGTGCCCCCTGGTGACCATCGCACTCATAAAGAGTGGGCTCTAGACGGAAGCAGGATTGAGTTCAAGTTCGATCGGCTGGGAATACGGGTCCCCACGCTGCTGATGTCTCCCTGGGTCGGGAAGGGTGTTGTACAGAATCGTCCCACAAATCAGCCAAACGATTTCACTCATACTTCCATTTTGAAGTATCTCTCTGAACTGTGGGATTTGCCTGTATTGACACCGAGAGTTGCCTGGTCGCCAAGTTTCGGGGGCTTGATCACCAACAGCTATCGGGATGATACCCCTGAGAAACTTCCTGAGCCTGCTGACTTCTAG
- a CDS encoding uncharacterized protein (COG:S;~EggNog:ENOG410PUW0;~InterPro:IPR001138,IPR007219,IPR036864;~PFAM:PF04082;~TransMembrane:2 (i438-462o503-522i);~antiSMASH:Cluster_5.3;~go_function: GO:0000981 - DNA-binding transcription factor activity, RNA polymerase II-specific [Evidence IEA];~go_function: GO:0003677 - DNA binding [Evidence IEA];~go_function: GO:0008270 - zinc ion binding [Evidence IEA];~go_process: GO:0006351 - transcription, DNA-templated [Evidence IEA];~go_process: GO:0006355 - regulation of transcription, DNA-templated [Evidence IEA]), whose amino-acid sequence MSVVTQGSEPLHKACDTCRARKTRCKISGNTDACDFCLSQHRPCSFTPVKRPRKRKYDASVFIPQQSVGDLPGPQLGPENVGYQQPGLYIDSLLANRQASRIHGGASHPDQLTTIFGPNPNISFFPERRVRAISQRLGHNRLDQLLDEIRAVVATKVKNSCAIPQSYIQRNLDTGKIQVPSSDIINGHISAYFDSIHPIYPFLCPDTFRARVASQDLVQSLGTDKVWAALFYAIVAIGCQNNEGGSFDTGVGEAWSYFERSLSCFQDLLFGRGSLTAVQALLAMAIFSSTVSAFNFEPLMLTEAAVMAQGLGYHRSNSAQEGPCRRTFWVLYYMEKTSCFATGKTSVLDDANISCAIPDMMESTFHDYDWFFNFVKYARLVSKIHQSLFTISSVSQPLSNYNSVVESLRIELEAWRATVPTRFRPGEKFKTRSLHEPLAVQIALITHFLYLNALLTLSWTVLHYGAVRLGSTQQELMKRDLMRTARSVLELTVHIEVAPSTPVWILAVLPLSSLMILFDLVVHNANHPETGLSLALLDIAGGHFSRLEYASNGALPGSLIAEFAHLARQYVSETRKPKSMSRDSNESSISFQAQDRVGTPPSAPEPTTSVAPAESTGLVAPAVLPRGPEPVASDAPGVMQPWSPASLDRSEALFLPYIDDPTYYFGDLQLLGIDLKDLFDHSYQVPGVSDSGV is encoded by the exons ATGTCGGTAGTAACACAAGGCTCCGAGCCCCTGCATAAGGCATGCGATACGTGCAGAGCCAGGAAAACGCGATGTA AAATCTCGGGCAACACTGATGCCTGCGACTTCTGCCTG TCCCAGCACCGTCCCTGCTCCTTTACTCCCGTCAAGCGACCAAGGAAGCGCAAGTATGACGCGTCAG TTTTCATACCACAACAGTCCGTTGGTGACCTTCCTGGTCCGCAGTTAGGCCCCGAAAATGTGGGCTATCAACAGCCGGGACTGTATATCGACTCTTTGCTTGCAAATCGCCAAGCCTCTCGCATACACGGAGGTGCCAGTCATCCAGATCAG CTGACCACTATCTTTGGCCCAAACCCCaatatctctttcttccctgaGCGACGGGTTCGCGCCATCAGTCAGCGATTGGGCCACAACCGGCTCGATCAGCTACTAGATGAGATACGCGCGGTGGTTGCAACCAAGGTCAAAAATAGTTGTGCCATCCCGCAGTCATATATACAGCGAAACCTGGACACCGGAAAGATCCAAGTCCCGAGTAGTGACATTATCAACGGACACATTTCTG CCTACTTTGACTCGATACATCCGATCTATCCATTTCTTTGTCCAGATACCTTTCGTGCGCGTGTAGCGTCGCAGGATCTAGTTCAATCACTAGGAACGGATAAGGTTTGGGCAGCACTATTCTACGCAATAGTGGCGATTGGGTGTCAGAACAATGAAGGAGGAAGCTTTGATACTGGTGTGGGGGAAGCCTGGTCATACTTCGAACGGTCGTTGTCATGTTTCCAGGATCTCCTCTTCGGTAGAGGCTCATTGACTGCAGTTCAA GCACTCCTCGCCATG GCTATATTCTCATCGACGGTGTCTGCGTTCAACTTCGAACCCTTAATGCTAACAGAGGCTGCCGTTATGGCACAAGGTTTGGGGTATCATCGTTCGAATAGTGCACAAGAAGGTCCGTGCCGTCGCACGTTCTGGGTGCTCTACTATATGGAAAAGACGTCATGCTTTGCGACTGGTAAAACTTCG GTATTGGATGATGCCAACATAAGCTGTGCAATTCCCGATATGATGGAGTCCACTTTCCACGACTATGACTGGTTCTTTAACTTCGTCAAATATGCTCGTCTAGTCTCCAAGATTCACCAATCTCTCTTCACAATCAGCTCGGTTAGTCAGCCGCTATCCAACTATAACTCTGTGGTTGAGAGCCTACGTATAGAATTGGAAGCCTGGCGCGCGACCGTTCCGACCCGGTTTCGGCCAGGCGAAAAATTCAAAACTCGCTCTTTGCACGAGCCCCTGGCGGTCCAAATTGCCTTGATCACCCACTTCCTTTATCTGAACGCTCTCCTTACACTGTCCTGGACCGTCCTTCACTACGGAGCCGTCCGTTTGGGGTCTACACAACAAGAACTTATGAAGCGCGACTTGATGCGGACTGCTCGAAGTGTCCTCGAGCTCACCGTGCACATCGAGGTAGCGCCTTCCACACCGGTCTG GATACTCGCTGTCTTGCCACTATCATCGCTGATGATCTTATTCGACCTGGTGGTCCACAACGCCAACCACCCGGAAACTGGTCTCAGCCTCGCTCTTCTCGACATCGCCGGCGGGCACTTTAGTAGGCTAGAATATGCCAGCAATGGTGCCCTTCCGGGATCTCTAATAGCAGAGTTTGCCCATCTTGCTCGTCAATACGTTTCTGAGACCCGCAAGCCCAAGTCTATGTCCAGAGACTCCAATGAGAGTAGCATTTCATTCCAGGCTCAGGACCGGGTAGGAACCCCTCCGTCTGCGCCAGAACCCACAACCAGTGTCGCCCCCGCAGAATCAACGGGCCTGGTTGCGCCGGCGGTGCTCCCGCGGGGGCCGGAGCCTGTCGCTTCAGATGCTCCCGGGGTCATGCAACCTTGGAGCCCTGCTTCTCTTGATCGAAGTGAAGCGCTTTTTCTGCCTTATATCGACGATCCAACTTACTATTTTGGGGATCTGCAGTTGCTTGGTATCGATTTAAAAGATCTGTTTGACCATTCGTATCAGGTACCAGGAGTGAGCGATAGTGGGGTGTAG